The stretch of DNA AATATTTCTCTGAAAACGATACAATCTTGTATAAGGAAAACAAGCTATGATATGTGCTTTGGAGATTCCGCAATCTATCTTATATAAAACTAACTGTATGATTTTCTATGAAATTTCTTATTCTTCTTACCCTCATTTTAGTTCAACTTTCTACTTTCGCCGCTCAGCCAAGATCTAAATCTAACTCAAAGCAAGAAAAAGCAAGAAGACCCTCTAAGATACGATCTTCAGCAGGAGCTCATGCGAGTGTTTCTCGTTATAAAACAAGAGCAGCTACACGTAAAAAAAGAAGTGCGTTCGAAAAAAAACCCTCCCCCTCTACAATTCAATGGGTTCTTTATCCAGGGAAAAGCTATAGCATACGGACACCGTCTTTTTGGCAATGTATTGACGATAAAACACAGCTTCCTGAAAAATTAGACGTTCTCTTAATAGGCAAGGGTAAGGGAACTCTCACCCCAACCATCAATATTGCTCAGGAAATCACTTCCAAGTCTTCAAAAGAATATATTGAGGAAATCTTAGCTTACCATAAAGCCAATGAGATGACTCTAGAATGTGGGATATTCACCCAAATCCAATCCCCAAGTGGAGAGTTTACTATCATCAAAACAGAAAAAAATTCTTCATGGGGACGCGTATTTTGCTTACAAGCCACAACCGTAATCAACCATACGGCCTACATTTTTACAAGCACAGCAACTTTAGATGACTACCCAGAACTGTCACTTACCTTTTTAAAAATAGTCTCTTCTTTCCAAATTAACGGTGGTAAAGAGGCCGCCTCAGGAGATGCAATCCTTGAAAAAGCGCTAGAGGCTCTGCAAAATGAAAAAAAATAAAACCAGGGGTTAAGAAATAGGATTGCTTTCTTGGTGTAAGATACTTTTATTTAAAGCATCAAAGAGAAAGCGAATTGCTATCTTCTTTCCCTCTAAAGAGAGATTTAATACCACAGGGAAACGAGAAAATAGTAGTTGGAAGGGGATATCCATTTGATTATCTTCTACCGATACCGACACAATCGCACTTCCAAGTATAGAATTAGCATCCTGTATTCTTTTACAGAGTGCTACAAATTGGCGAATCTCATTACGTATGACAGAATCAAATGTATAGGTAGAAGAACATATAGCACACGTTAAAACAACGTCTAAATTAAAAACTGAGAAACAAATATTGCCTTTGCAACAACAGGGGCAAGAAAATGCTAATTGCGATTTATAGTCCATCTTACTTATTTTTCATTTGCCTTTAAGGTGGTATCCTCAAAATCGGCTTAATTTATTAAGCAATTACGCACCTTCTGCGGCAATTTGCTTCATAAACTCTGTAATTGCAGTCTCAAGAATTTGAGTATCTCCTGCAAATATCCGAATTCCTTCAGCAAGTTTTTCTGTTGCCATAGCATCCTCATTCATTAAAAAGCGAAAAACACTTTCTGTGAGCTCTATTGGCTGTACATCTAACTTTTTAGCTTCTGCAGGATCCAATTCTTTTTTTACTGGATCCTGAGATTTCTTTAGCTCATCCAGCAACTTGGGAGATATCGTTAAAAGGTCACAACCAGCTAATGCTAATACCTGTTCTTTTGTACGAAAAGAGGCTGCCATAATTTGGGTAGGAATACCAAATTTTTTGTAATACGCATAAATATTTGATACTGAAGCGACCCCTGGATCTGCGTCTATAGAGTAACCCTCATCACCATAAGCAGCAATCCACCAATCATAAATACGGCCGACAAAAGGAGAAATTAAAGTTGCTTTAGCCTTAGCAGCTGTAATCGCTTGAACTAAATTAAAAATCAAAGTGACATTACATGCTATGCCCTTTGCTTCTAAAAACTCAACAGCTCGAATACCTTCCCAAGTTCCAGGAATTTTCACTAACAGGCGCTTTTTATCTCCTCCCATAGCTTCGAAAAGCTGCGAAAGAAATACAGCACGCTGTACCATAGCTTCAACGTTGAAAGAAAGTCTAGCATCAATTTCGATAGAAATTCTACCAGGAATATTTTTGATAATTTCTAAAGCAAAATTAACCTGAATTTTGTCTAAAATAAAGGAGAGGGTCTGAACATCATCGCCATTTTGACGGATTCCCCAAACTACGGCCTCATTCAAAAGTTCTTGAAATTTGGGTTCTTGGGCCACTTTTAAGATCAAAGAGGGATTGGTTGTAGCATCTTGGGATCCTGACGCTTTAACTAGCTCTGGGTCTCCGCTATCACAAACGATAGTGCTCAACTTCTTTAATTGATCAAATTGGTTAGACATAGGCACCCTTGGCATCACTGTTGATCTCTAGGCAAAGTTAACAAAAAAAATTATTCCTATCAAGGAGGTTATGTTTATGACCTCCTTGACAAAATCCTGTATTACCTAGTTAACAAACACACTCTGTTTCACTAACAAAATCAAAAACTAGATCTTCTTGTTCTTTTTCTAGGTACTGCTTAATCCGCTTATGCGTTTCAAAGCCTGTACCACCAGGGATCATATGACCCATGATGACATTTTCCTTAAATCCTAGAAGGTAGTCAGTCTTACTACAACAAGCTGCATCTGTTAAGACACGAGTGGTGTCTTGGAAGGAAGCCGCTGATATAAATGACTCTGTACCCAAAGAAGCTTTAGTAATTCCTAATAGGACAGGGACAGCTTGAGCTGGCTTACCACCATCTTCTTCCGTACGACGATTTTCTTCATAAAACTCTTTCTTATTAACATCTTCACCAAAGAGCAGTGTTGTATCACCTGGATCAGTAATGCGCACTTTTTGTAGCATCTGACGCACAATAATTTCAATATGCTTATCATTGATATCGACCCCTTGGAGACGGTATACCTCTTGCACCTCATTTACAAGGTACTTCTGAAGTTCACGAACTCCGCAAATTTCCAGGATCTCATGAGGAACAACTAAACCGTCGGTAAGCTGTTGCCCCTTCATGACACTATCTCCCCGCTGTACAATTAGATGTTTAGTTAACGGAATAAGATGCTCTTCTTCCATACCTGTAATTTCATCACAGACAACAAGAATACGCTTGTTCTTTTGAATCCCTTTGAAATCAACAACGCCGTCAATTTTCGCAATATCAGCAGCATCTTCAGGCTTACGAGCTTCTACTAACTCAGCAACACGAGGCAAGCCACCAGTAATATCTTTTGTTTTGATAGCTCCACGAGGTAGTCTAGCTAGCAACATACCTGGATCAACCTTCTGTCCCTCTTCTATGGAAATGATCGCTCCTGAAGGAATTGCATAGGTTCCGACAAGTTCTGATAAGTCTGCGTCATCATAAATTGCAATTTGAGGGTGCAGCTCCCCGCGATGTTGTTTCACAATAAGTTCAACAAGTCCTGTATTCTTGTTAACAACCTTTTCGGTAGAGATTCCCTCGACTAAATCTTCGTATTTAACAAAGCCAGGCTTATCACAAATAATAGGAATATTATGTAATTCAACCTCTGCTATTCTTTGTCCTTGAGAAACATGCGTTCCATCAGCAACAAGAATTTTTACTCCTAGTTCTACAGGAAACACCTCTAAGCTTTCTATGGATTTGGTTGAAAGCAACTTCTTATACTCATTCAGAGTACGACCTTCATCACGGACAACATGTAGAGCGCCTTTTTTATTCAAGACAAGATTATGACCTTCTTGCCCTTGAACAACGCGAAGATCCATATAGACTAAGATACCATCACTATTTGTAATAATCTCAGGAGTTGAAGACGTTGCCGCGATACCTCCTAGATGGAAGGTTCTCATTGTCAGCTGAGTTCCTGGCTCTCCAATAGACTGAGCAGCAATAATACCAACAGCTTCACCCATACCAATGAGTCTACCGTTAGCTAAATTGAGACCGTAACATTTCGCACAAACTCCGCGAGAACTTTCACATGTTAATGTGGAACGAATCTTAATCATCTCAATACCAGCATCGTCAATCGCCTCTGCTTGTAAGGAATTGAGTACATCACCAGACTGAGCAAGTAGACGACTTTTATCGCCTGGTTGATAGACATCTTCAGCTACGGTACGTCCATAAATACGATCCTTAAGAAGTAAGAGTTCTTCAGAACCTTGACATATCGCAGAAATCTCAATGTGATTCAACGTACCACAATCTTTCTCTGTAATGATAACATCTTGGGCTACGTCTACAAGTCTACGTGTTAAATATCCAGAGTCTGCAGTTTTTAGGGCTGTATCCGCTAAACCTTTTCTTGCACCGTGTGAGGAGATCGAATACTCTAAAACTGTCAATCCTTCTCTAAAATTCGAAGTAATTGGAGATTCAATGATAGCTCCGTTTGGCTTTGCCATTAACCCCCGCAATGCTCCCAACTGTTTCAATTGGGACTTATTACCTCGTGCTCCAGAATCAATCATCAAGAACAGAGGATTATGTTTGCTGCTTGTTTGTTTACTAATTTCAACATAAAGAGCGTCCGAAAGCTGCTCTGAAACTTCAGTCCAAATACTAATTGTTTTAGAGTGACGCTCTCCTTCTGTAATTATCCCATCATCATATTGTTTCTTGACAATAGCAACCTTATCGTAAGCATCTTGAAGAATATCACTCTTAATGTCGGGAATACGAACATCCTTCAATCCCATAGAGATTGCAGCTTTGGTAGCTTGAATAAATCCAAGATCCTTAAGATCATCCAAAAAACGCACAGTAGCTTCTAAACCGACTTTCTTATAACACTGTAAAATAAGCTCGCTTATACGTTTACTTGGCATGCTGTAATTTTGGAACCCTAGTTCTTTAGGGACGATTCTATTGAACAATACCCTTCCAGGAGTTGTCTCAATGATTTGTCCGTCAATACGTACTTTGATTTTTTCATGAATATGGATACCGCGTCCTGTTTCATCACGACGAGCTCCAAAAACATCATCAATAAATCCACCATTATTTAAAGCCCGCAATACTTCAATTTCGTCTTTAAAGACCTTGGTTTTCCCTCCGTGCTCTTCAGGAAAATAGGTAGGATCTGCCATCAGATAATACAATCCCAAAGTCATATCTTTTGAAGGAATAGCAACAGGCTTTCCTGAGGAAGGAAGAAAGATGTTGTCTGGAGCCATCATTAAAACTTTTGCTTCTAGTTGTGCCTCTACAGACAGAGGAACATGGACGGCCATTTGGTCTCCGTCGAAGTCAGCGTTAAACGCTGCACAAACTAGAGGATGTACACGAATCGCTTTACCTTCTATTAATACGGGTTCAAAAGCCTGTATTCCTAAGCGGTGTAATGTAGGTGCTCGGTTCAAAAGCACTGGATGTCCCTTAATAATCTCTTCAAGAACGTCCCAAACTTCTGGGGCTCCTCGTTGAATCATTTTCTTAGCAGAACGAATTGTATAAACACTGCCTTGATCTTTCAGTCTTTTAATAATAAAGGGTTCAAATAGCTCTAAAGCCATTTCCTTAGGTAATCCGCATTGATTAAATTTCAATTCAGGACCAACAATAATTACAGAACGTCCAGAGTAGTCAACACGTTTCCCCAAAAGATTTTGACGAAAACGTCCATTTTTTCCCTTTAGCATTTCTGACAAGGATTTCAATGGTCGATTTCCAGCGCCCATGACAGGATGACCATGTCGACCGTTATCAAAAAGAGCGTCAACAGCTTCTTGGAGCATACGCTTTTCATTGCGGACGATTACCTCTGGTGTTTTTAAACGTAAGATGGCTTTAAGACGATTGTTACGATTAATTACACGACGGTAGAGATCATTTAGATCAGAGGTTGCGAAACGTCCGCCATCTAAAGGAACAAGAGGACGGAGATCTGGTGGAACTACTGGAATATTTTTTAATACCATCCACTCAGGATGATTGGATGAAGAAACAAACCCTTCGATAATTTTGAGACGTTTGGCTAACTTCATTCGAGCTTGCTGGGATTTTGTTTTCCGTAAACGCTCTTTAAGATCTTTAAGCAAACTTTGGAGATCTTCAGACTTAAGCAAGTCATAAATAGCTTCGCCGCCCATTTTAGCAACAAAGGCATCCTTGCTCCACTTCTCAACAACTTCACGATATTGCGCATCATTAAGAAGTTGTTTTTTAGTTAGATCTGTCTTACCTGGATCAATAACTACATATTCTTCATAATAAATGACTCGCTCAAGATCCGAGGCTGTCATTCCAAGAACATTACCAATTCGTGATGGGGTAGTTTTGAAAAACCAAATATGCACAATAGGAACAGCTAATTCGATATGAGCCATACGTTCACGACGTACTTTTGAAAGAGTGACTTCAACTCCACATCGATCACAAACA from Candidatus Chlamydia corallus encodes:
- a CDS encoding ferredoxin translates to MDYKSQLAFSCPCCCKGNICFSVFNLDVVLTCAICSSTYTFDSVIRNEIRQFVALCKRIQDANSILGSAIVSVSVEDNQMDIPFQLLFSRFPVVLNLSLEGKKIAIRFLFDALNKSILHQESNPIS
- the tal gene encoding transaldolase, with translation MSNQFDQLKKLSTIVCDSGDPELVKASGSQDATTNPSLILKVAQEPKFQELLNEAVVWGIRQNGDDVQTLSFILDKIQVNFALEIIKNIPGRISIEIDARLSFNVEAMVQRAVFLSQLFEAMGGDKKRLLVKIPGTWEGIRAVEFLEAKGIACNVTLIFNLVQAITAAKAKATLISPFVGRIYDWWIAAYGDEGYSIDADPGVASVSNIYAYYKKFGIPTQIMAASFRTKEQVLALAGCDLLTISPKLLDELKKSQDPVKKELDPAEAKKLDVQPIELTESVFRFLMNEDAMATEKLAEGIRIFAGDTQILETAITEFMKQIAAEGA
- the rpoC gene encoding DNA-directed RNA polymerase subunit beta'; its protein translation is MFGENSRDIGILSKEGLFDKLEIGIASDITIRDKWSCGEIKKPETINYRTFKPEKGGLFCEKIFGPTKDWECCCGKYKKIKHKGIVCDRCGVEVTLSKVRRERMAHIELAVPIVHIWFFKTTPSRIGNVLGMTASDLERVIYYEEYVVIDPGKTDLTKKQLLNDAQYREVVEKWSKDAFVAKMGGEAIYDLLKSEDLQSLLKDLKERLRKTKSQQARMKLAKRLKIIEGFVSSSNHPEWMVLKNIPVVPPDLRPLVPLDGGRFATSDLNDLYRRVINRNNRLKAILRLKTPEVIVRNEKRMLQEAVDALFDNGRHGHPVMGAGNRPLKSLSEMLKGKNGRFRQNLLGKRVDYSGRSVIIVGPELKFNQCGLPKEMALELFEPFIIKRLKDQGSVYTIRSAKKMIQRGAPEVWDVLEEIIKGHPVLLNRAPTLHRLGIQAFEPVLIEGKAIRVHPLVCAAFNADFDGDQMAVHVPLSVEAQLEAKVLMMAPDNIFLPSSGKPVAIPSKDMTLGLYYLMADPTYFPEEHGGKTKVFKDEIEVLRALNNGGFIDDVFGARRDETGRGIHIHEKIKVRIDGQIIETTPGRVLFNRIVPKELGFQNYSMPSKRISELILQCYKKVGLEATVRFLDDLKDLGFIQATKAAISMGLKDVRIPDIKSDILQDAYDKVAIVKKQYDDGIITEGERHSKTISIWTEVSEQLSDALYVEISKQTSSKHNPLFLMIDSGARGNKSQLKQLGALRGLMAKPNGAIIESPITSNFREGLTVLEYSISSHGARKGLADTALKTADSGYLTRRLVDVAQDVIITEKDCGTLNHIEISAICQGSEELLLLKDRIYGRTVAEDVYQPGDKSRLLAQSGDVLNSLQAEAIDDAGIEMIKIRSTLTCESSRGVCAKCYGLNLANGRLIGMGEAVGIIAAQSIGEPGTQLTMRTFHLGGIAATSSTPEIITNSDGILVYMDLRVVQGQEGHNLVLNKKGALHVVRDEGRTLNEYKKLLSTKSIESLEVFPVELGVKILVADGTHVSQGQRIAEVELHNIPIICDKPGFVKYEDLVEGISTEKVVNKNTGLVELIVKQHRGELHPQIAIYDDADLSELVGTYAIPSGAIISIEEGQKVDPGMLLARLPRGAIKTKDITGGLPRVAELVEARKPEDAADIAKIDGVVDFKGIQKNKRILVVCDEITGMEEEHLIPLTKHLIVQRGDSVMKGQQLTDGLVVPHEILEICGVRELQKYLVNEVQEVYRLQGVDINDKHIEIIVRQMLQKVRITDPGDTTLLFGEDVNKKEFYEENRRTEEDGGKPAQAVPVLLGITKASLGTESFISAASFQDTTRVLTDAACCSKTDYLLGFKENVIMGHMIPGGTGFETHKRIKQYLEKEQEDLVFDFVSETECVC